A portion of the Malania oleifera isolate guangnan ecotype guangnan chromosome 3, ASM2987363v1, whole genome shotgun sequence genome contains these proteins:
- the LOC131150238 gene encoding uncharacterized protein LOC131150238, producing the protein MSCLASCCAASTCGLCSSVASGISKRSARLAYCGLFGTSLIVSFVLREVAAPLLEKIPWISTSDSHSKAWFQTNAVLRVSLGNFLFFAIFALIMIGVKDQNDRRDSWHHGGWIAKMVIWALLVVLMFFLPNVIISIYGTLSKFGAGLFLLAQVIILLDFTHSWNDAWVAKDEQKWYIALLAVSVGCYLAAFTFSGILFIWFNPSGHDCGLNVFFIVMTMILAFAFAVIALHPQVNGSLLPASIVSVYCAYVCYTGLSSEPRDYACNGLHNKSTAVSMSTLILGMLTTVLSVLYSALRAGSSTTFLSPPSSPKAEAGKKPLLQSEELEAGKEKEEKEARPVSYSYTFFHMIFALASMYSAMLLSGWTDSSGSSDLIDVGWTSVWVRICTEWVTAGLYVWTIIAPLIFPDREF; encoded by the exons ATGTCTTGCCTGGCTTCTTGCTGTGCGGCGTCGACATGTGGTCTCTGCAGTTCAGTAGCATCTGGGATCTCGAAACGTTCCGCGAGGCTCGCCTACTGCGGCCTCTTTGGTACCTCTCTCATCGTATCCTTCGTTCTCCGAGAAGTCGCAGCTCCACTCCTTGAGAAAATCCCTT GGATAAGCACTTCCGACAGTCACTCAAAGGCATGGTTTCAAACAAATGCGGTTCTTCGTGTGAGCTTAGGGAATTTCTTGTTTTTTGCAATATTTGCTCTTATAATGATTGGTGTGAAAGACCAAAATGATAGACGCGATTCATGGCACCATGGTGGATGGATTGCAAAGATGGTGATCTGGGCTTTGCTTGTTGTCCTCATGTTTTTCCTCCCGAATGTTATCATCTCAATCTATG GAACTCTATCAAAATTTGGGGCAGGTTTATTTTTATTAGCCCAAGTAATTATATTGTTAGACTTTACACACTCGTGGAACGATGCATGGGTTGCAAAAGATGAACAGAAGTG GTACATTGCTTTGCTTGCTGTATCAGTGGGATGCTATCTTGCAGCATTTACATTCTCGGGGATTCTGTTTATTTGGTTCAATCCTTCTGGTCATGATTGTGGCCTCAATGTTTTCTTCATTGTCATGACCATGATCCTGGCATTTGCTTTTGCAGTAATTGCATTGCATCCACAg GTGAATGGGAGCCTATTGCCTGCTTCTATAGTTTCTGTTTATTGTGCTTATGTGTGCTATACCGGTCTCTCTAGTGAACCTCGAGATTATGCTTGCAATGGTCTTCATAACAAATCCACAGCGGTCTCCATGAGTACACTTATTCTCGGGATGCTCACAACAGTTCTCTCAGTCCTATATTCGGCTCTCCGTGCTGGTTCTTCAACAACCTTTCTATCCCCACCATCTTCTCCAAAAGCAG AAGCTGGGAAGAAGCCTCTGCTTCAGTCAGAAGAGTTGGAAGCTGGGAAGGAAAAGGAGGAAAAAGAAGCACGGCCAGTGAGTTACTCCTACACCTTCTTCCACATGATATTTGCTTTAGCTAGCATGTACTCAGCCATGCTTCTTTCCGGGTGGACCGACTCTTCCGGGAGCTCAGATCTGATTGATGTTGGTTGGACTTCGGTTTGGGTTCGAATCTGCACAGAGTGGGTTACTGCAGGACTATACGTTTGGACCATCATTGCCCCTCTTATCTTTCCTGATCGCGAGTTCTAG